In a single window of the Carassius carassius chromosome 26, fCarCar2.1, whole genome shotgun sequence genome:
- the LOC132105603 gene encoding KICSTOR subunit 2-like codes for MSDTQRDDELRPVPKERAVLESFFTQLGMFWFDRAKDYVEKEKDASKSAGATWTSLLAALAHLAAAEKAYHNMTFLGQKLGGQSFFIRKDSIRTIYTSLNNELRKVVSMGRHTSGGSTPNLEDLLPHLSEQLCHFTQARMEIADFYEKMHSLGSQKTVNSEELVSTLESILQKYSSRFHHPILSRLESSFQVEVDVLTQLLRCQAQISEWHFLPSLLNLHGAHSKLQAWGQVFERQRETRKHLFGGQSQKAVQPPHLYLWFQRLQATLLAKFSFYFHEALSRQTSQSEMKTLTARTSLDYFGKISGFIRKHDASNVSLVFDNRGSESFQGHGYHHPHSYREAPKGVDQFPAVVSLPGGERPVTHWPNVIMIMSDRSTELNALDKVVHFYDDKVQSTYFLTRPEPHFTVVVIFDGRKSERDSNIVPFLQELTGSLRNTKPFTTLKPGSKG; via the exons ATGAGTGACACACAGCGCGATGATGAGCTGCGGCCGGTTCCTAAAGAGCGAGCCGTGCTCGAGAGTTTCTTTACTCAGCTCGGGATGTTCTGGTTCGACAGGGCGAAGGATTATGTGGAGAAGGAGAAGGACGCGAGTAAGAGCGCGGGGGCCACCTGGACGTCTCTGCTGGCCGCTCTCGCGCACCTCGCCGCCGCGGAGAAAGCCTACCACAACATGACTTTCCTCGGGCAGAAACTAG GTGGTCAGTCATTTTTCATCCGCAAGGATTCCATCAGAACCATCTATACATCCCTGAACAACGAACTGAGGAAGGTGGTCTCCATGGGCCGCCACACATCCGGAGGCTCCACTCCCAACCTGGAGGATCTCCTGCCCCATTTGTCCGAGCAGCTGTGTCATTTCACGCAGGCCAGGATGGAGATCGCAGACTTCTACGAGAAGATGCATTCTCTGGGCAGCCAGAAGACTGTGAACTCTGAAGAGCTCGTGAGCACTCTGGAGAGCATTCTGCAGAAGTACAGCTCCAG ATTCCACCATCCGATCCTGAGCCGTCTCGAGAGCAGCTTCCAGGTGGAGGTGGACGTGTTGACGCAGCTGCTGCGATGCCAGGCGCAGATCTCCGAGTGGCATTTCCTGCCGTCTCTGCTCAACCTGCACGGCGCCCATTCCAAACTTCAGGCGTGGGGTCAGGTGTTCGAACGGCAACGAGAAACCAGGAAACACCTCTTCGGAGGCCAATCCCAGAAGGCCGTGCAGCCACCACACCTCTACCTGTGGTTCCAGCGCCTTCAAGCGACACTCCTAGCCAAGTTCAGCTTCTACTTCCACGAGGCTCTGAGCCGCCAAACGTCGCAGTCCGAAATGAAAACCCTGACGGCTCGGACCTCCCTAGATTACTTCGGCAAGATCTCGGGCTTCATTCGCAAGCACGACGCTTCCAACGTCTCCTTGGTCTTCGACAACCGTGGCTCAGAGAGCTTCCAGGGTCATGGATACCATCATCCGCACTCCTACCGTGAAGCTCCCAAAGGCGTGGACCAGTTTCCGGCTGTCGTGTCTCTTCCCGGCGGAGAAAGGCCAGTCACACATTGGCCCAATGTCATCATGATCATGAGCGACCGCTCCACGGAACTCAACGCTCTGGATAAGGTGGTCCACTTTTATGACGATAAAGTCCAGAGCACCTACTTCCTCACACGGCCTGAACCGCACTTCACCGTAGTGGTGATCTTCGACGGGAGGAAGTCAGAGAGGGACTCGAACATCGTGCCATTCCTGCAGGAGCTGACGGGATCCCTGAGGAACACCAAACCCTTCACCACACTCAAACCAGGCTCCAAGGGCTGA
- the LOC132105604 gene encoding importin-8-like isoform X2 gives MDPNRIIQALKGTIDPNLRLAAENELNQSYKIINFAPTLLQIIVSEQVEFPVRQAAAIYLKNMVSQYWQDREPTLGEVAFPFNIHENDRGQIRENMVEAIIRCPESIRAQLTVCLRAIIKHDFPGRWTGVVDKINLYLQSQNSGSWYGSLLALYQLVKNYEFKKAEERDPLLAAMQIFLPRLQQLITQLLSDATFISVLIQKQILKIFHALVQYSLPLQLISNTVMTYWMEILRTVVDRDVPAETLEADEDDRPELIWWKCKKWALHIITRMFERYSSPGNVSKEYVEFADFFLKTYAVGIQQVLLKVMEQHRQRQYVSPRVLQQALSYMTQCVSHSLTWRQMKPHMQTITQEVVFPLMCYKDEDERLWQEDPYEYIRIKFNKYDDHVSPTTAAQTLLRTASRKRKEVLPQMMEFCHQILMDPNADPRRKYGALYMIGALALQLIKNRVYRDQTELMLQNYVFPLINSNLGYLRARSCWVLHSFSPLSFHNELVLKNALELVKQNLVDDKEMPVKVEAAFALQTLIRNQEQAKVYIRPFIKPVMQELLHIIKETENDELTSVIQKMICEYSEEVAVIAVDMTQNLAEIFSKIIQSEEYEESEYKSEMALGILSTIDTILTIMGDRKEISQQLEGICLQVIGLILQKPIIGMAEFYEEVLSLAFGLTCYSISPQMWQLLGVLYNVFQHDCFDYFTDMMPLLHNYVTVDTNILLSDPKYLEVIYTMCKKVLTSNAGEDPECHAAKLLEVIILQCRGRGIDQCIPLFVEAVLERLTRGVKTSELRTMCLQVVIAALYYSPTLLIHTLENIRFPHSPEPITAQFINQWMNDTELFLGLHDRKMCIIGLSVLMELPSRPAVLEEVAGQIVPSILLLFLGLKHIYASRELNKPEQLARAQGTEEEENGVQSSDAGWYQSLTSPLSEKQRKQLQEIYNLAQQRRSAGVKGH, from the exons ATGGATCCCAATAGAATCATACAGGCTCTGAAGGGCACCATAGATCCAAACCTCAGGCTAGCGGCTGAGAATGAGCTCAACCAG tcctACAAGATCATCAACTTCGCTCCAACTCTGTTGCAGATCATTGTTTCGGAGCAGGTGGAGTTTCCTGTGCGACAGGCAG CTGCCATCTACTTGAAGAACATGGTGAGTCAGTACTGGCAGGACAGAGAGCCCACATTGGGAGAGGTGGCATTTCCTTTCAACATCCATGAAAACGATCGTGGACAGATCCGAGAAAACATGGTGGAGGCCATTATTCGCTGTCCAGAGTCCATAAG GGCTCAGCTGACAGTATGTTTGCGTGCCATAATAAAACACGACTTTCCTGGACGGTGGACGGGTGTAGTGGACAAAATTAACCTGTACCTGCAGTCACAGAACAGTGGGAGTTGGTACGGGAGTCTGCTCGCTCTTTATCAACTCGTCAAAAACTATGA GTTTAAGAAGGCTGAGGAGAGGGACCCCCTGCTGGCTGCGATGCAGATCTTCTTGCCTCGGCTCCAGCAACTCATCACTCAACTCCTGTCTGATGCCACCTTCATCTCAGTTCTGATCCAGAAGCAAATCCTAAAGATCTTCCATGCACTTGTACAG tatTCCCTTCCACTACAGCTGATCAGTAACACAGTCATGACCTACTGGATGGAGATCCTGCGGACAGTTGTCGATCGGGACGTCCCTGCA GAAACTCTGGAAGCTGATGAGGATGATCGACCGGAACTGATCTGGTGGAAATGCAAGAAATGGGCTCTGCACATCATCACGAGAATGTTTGAGAG ATATAGCAGTCCAGGAAATGTGTCGAAGGAATATGTCGAGTTTGCTGACTTTTTCTTGAAGACATATGCTGTAGGAATCCAGCAG GTCTTGTTGAAAGTGATGGAGCAGCACAGACAGAGACAGTACGTGAGTCCTCGTGTCCTCCAGCAGGCACTGAGCTACATGACTCAGTGCGTCTCGCACTCGCTCACATGGAGACAGATGAAACCGCACATGCAG ACTATAACTCAGGAGGTGGTGTTTCCTCTGATGTGCTATAAAGATGAAGATGAAAGACTATGGCAGGAAGATCCATATGAGTACATCCGCATTAAATTTA ATAAGTATGATGATCATGTGTCTCCCACCACGGCCGCTCAGACTCTATTGCGTACAGCATCCAGGAAGAGGAAGGAG GTCTTGCCTCAGATGATGGAGTTTTGCCATCAGATCCTCATGGATCCCAACGCTGACCCCCGCAGGAAGTACGGGGCGCTGTATATGATCGGTGCCTTGGCTCTACAATTGATAAAG AACCGGGTGTACAGGGACCAGACGGAGCTCATGTTACAAAACTATGTGTTTCCTCTGATCAACTCTAATCTGGGCTACTTAAGGGCCCGG tcgTGCTGGGTGCTGCACTCGTTCAGTCCTTTGAGTTTCCATAATGAGCTGGTCCTGAAGAACGCTTTGGAGCTGGTCAAACAGAACCTAGTGGATGACAAGGAGATGCCTGTCAAAGTGGAAGCAGCCTTTGCACTGCAGACTCTCATCAGGAATCAGGAGCAAg CTAAGGTCTACATCCGGCCCTTCATCAAGCCTGTGATGCAGGAGCTGCTGCACATCATCAAAGAAACGGAGAACGATGAACTCACCAGCGTCATTCAGAAGATGATCTGTGAATACAGCGAGGAAGTGGCCGTCATTGCGGTGGATATGACGCAGAACCTG GCGGAGATCTTCAGCAAGATTATCCAGAGTGAAGAATACGAGGAAAGTGAATATAAGTCTGAGATGGCTCTGGGTATCCTCAGCACCATAGACACTATCCTTACAATCATGGGGGACCGAAAAGAG ATCAGTCAACAGCTGGAGGGAATATGCCTGCAGGTGATCGGTCTTATTCTGCAGAAACCCATCATAGGTATGGCAG AGTTTTATGAGGAGGTCTTGTCGCTGGCGTTTGGACTCACCTGTTATTCCATCTCCCCTCAGATGTGGCAGCTGTTGGGGGTCCTGTACAACGTCTTCCAGCACGACTGCTTTGACTACTTCACAG ATATGATGCCCCTCTTGCACAATTATGTTACTGTGGACACAAATATACTGCTGTCAGACCCCAAATACCTGGAGGTCATTTACACCATGTGCAAAAAG GTCCTAACTAGTAATGCTGGGGAAGACCCAGAATGCCATGCTGCCAAACTTTTAGAGGTTATTATATTACAGTGTCGTGGACGTGGTATTGACCAG tgtatcCCTTTGTTTGTGGAGGCCGTGTTGGAGCGGTTAACGCGAGGTGTGAAGACCAGCGAGCTCCGCACCATGTGTCTACAGGTGGTGATCGCAGCTCTGTACTACAGCCCCACTCTACTGATACACACACTGGAGAACATCCGCTTCCCACACAGCCCAGAGCCAATCACAGCGCAGTTCATCAACCAATGGATGAACGACACCGAGCTCTTCTTAGG ACTACATGATCGTAAGATGTGCATCATTGGGCTGAGTGTTTTGATGGAGCTGCCCAGCCGCCCTGCAGTCCTGGAGGAAGTTGCAGGTCAGATCGTTCCCTCTATCCTTCTCCTCTTCCTGGGTTTAAAGCACATCTATGCGTCCCGAGAGCTCAACAAACCGGAGCAGCTCGCCAGAGCTCAAGGCACAGAGGAGGAAGAGAATG GTGTTCAGAGTTCAGATGCAGGCTGGTATCAGTCCCTCACGTCACCTCTAAGCGAAAAACAGAGGAAACAACTGCAGGAGATCTATAACCTTGCCCAGCAGAGGAGGAGCGCAGGAGTCAAGGGACACTG A
- the LOC132105604 gene encoding importin-8-like isoform X1 — protein sequence MDPNRIIQALKGTIDPNLRLAAENELNQSYKIINFAPTLLQIIVSEQVEFPVRQAAAIYLKNMVSQYWQDREPTLGEVAFPFNIHENDRGQIRENMVEAIIRCPESIRAQLTVCLRAIIKHDFPGRWTGVVDKINLYLQSQNSGSWYGSLLALYQLVKNYEFKKAEERDPLLAAMQIFLPRLQQLITQLLSDATFISVLIQKQILKIFHALVQYSLPLQLISNTVMTYWMEILRTVVDRDVPAETLEADEDDRPELIWWKCKKWALHIITRMFERYSSPGNVSKEYVEFADFFLKTYAVGIQQVLLKVMEQHRQRQYVSPRVLQQALSYMTQCVSHSLTWRQMKPHMQTITQEVVFPLMCYKDEDERLWQEDPYEYIRIKFNKYDDHVSPTTAAQTLLRTASRKRKEVLPQMMEFCHQILMDPNADPRRKYGALYMIGALALQLIKNRVYRDQTELMLQNYVFPLINSNLGYLRARSCWVLHSFSPLSFHNELVLKNALELVKQNLVDDKEMPVKVEAAFALQTLIRNQEQAKVYIRPFIKPVMQELLHIIKETENDELTSVIQKMICEYSEEVAVIAVDMTQNLAEIFSKIIQSEEYEESEYKSEMALGILSTIDTILTIMGDRKEISQQLEGICLQVIGLILQKPIIEFYEEVLSLAFGLTCYSISPQMWQLLGVLYNVFQHDCFDYFTDMMPLLHNYVTVDTNILLSDPKYLEVIYTMCKKVLTSNAGEDPECHAAKLLEVIILQCRGRGIDQCIPLFVEAVLERLTRGVKTSELRTMCLQVVIAALYYSPTLLIHTLENIRFPHSPEPITAQFINQWMNDTELFLGLHDRKMCIIGLSVLMELPSRPAVLEEVAGQIVPSILLLFLGLKHIYASRELNKPEQLARAQGTEEEENEEIPSDEDEVTQKGVALGSSGAPTGNDDEDDEDDNEYWDDEGLEGTPFEEYSTPLDYDNGEDEYQFFTASLLRVQSSDAGWYQSLTSPLSEKQRKQLQEIYNLAQQRRSAGVKGH from the exons ATGGATCCCAATAGAATCATACAGGCTCTGAAGGGCACCATAGATCCAAACCTCAGGCTAGCGGCTGAGAATGAGCTCAACCAG tcctACAAGATCATCAACTTCGCTCCAACTCTGTTGCAGATCATTGTTTCGGAGCAGGTGGAGTTTCCTGTGCGACAGGCAG CTGCCATCTACTTGAAGAACATGGTGAGTCAGTACTGGCAGGACAGAGAGCCCACATTGGGAGAGGTGGCATTTCCTTTCAACATCCATGAAAACGATCGTGGACAGATCCGAGAAAACATGGTGGAGGCCATTATTCGCTGTCCAGAGTCCATAAG GGCTCAGCTGACAGTATGTTTGCGTGCCATAATAAAACACGACTTTCCTGGACGGTGGACGGGTGTAGTGGACAAAATTAACCTGTACCTGCAGTCACAGAACAGTGGGAGTTGGTACGGGAGTCTGCTCGCTCTTTATCAACTCGTCAAAAACTATGA GTTTAAGAAGGCTGAGGAGAGGGACCCCCTGCTGGCTGCGATGCAGATCTTCTTGCCTCGGCTCCAGCAACTCATCACTCAACTCCTGTCTGATGCCACCTTCATCTCAGTTCTGATCCAGAAGCAAATCCTAAAGATCTTCCATGCACTTGTACAG tatTCCCTTCCACTACAGCTGATCAGTAACACAGTCATGACCTACTGGATGGAGATCCTGCGGACAGTTGTCGATCGGGACGTCCCTGCA GAAACTCTGGAAGCTGATGAGGATGATCGACCGGAACTGATCTGGTGGAAATGCAAGAAATGGGCTCTGCACATCATCACGAGAATGTTTGAGAG ATATAGCAGTCCAGGAAATGTGTCGAAGGAATATGTCGAGTTTGCTGACTTTTTCTTGAAGACATATGCTGTAGGAATCCAGCAG GTCTTGTTGAAAGTGATGGAGCAGCACAGACAGAGACAGTACGTGAGTCCTCGTGTCCTCCAGCAGGCACTGAGCTACATGACTCAGTGCGTCTCGCACTCGCTCACATGGAGACAGATGAAACCGCACATGCAG ACTATAACTCAGGAGGTGGTGTTTCCTCTGATGTGCTATAAAGATGAAGATGAAAGACTATGGCAGGAAGATCCATATGAGTACATCCGCATTAAATTTA ATAAGTATGATGATCATGTGTCTCCCACCACGGCCGCTCAGACTCTATTGCGTACAGCATCCAGGAAGAGGAAGGAG GTCTTGCCTCAGATGATGGAGTTTTGCCATCAGATCCTCATGGATCCCAACGCTGACCCCCGCAGGAAGTACGGGGCGCTGTATATGATCGGTGCCTTGGCTCTACAATTGATAAAG AACCGGGTGTACAGGGACCAGACGGAGCTCATGTTACAAAACTATGTGTTTCCTCTGATCAACTCTAATCTGGGCTACTTAAGGGCCCGG tcgTGCTGGGTGCTGCACTCGTTCAGTCCTTTGAGTTTCCATAATGAGCTGGTCCTGAAGAACGCTTTGGAGCTGGTCAAACAGAACCTAGTGGATGACAAGGAGATGCCTGTCAAAGTGGAAGCAGCCTTTGCACTGCAGACTCTCATCAGGAATCAGGAGCAAg CTAAGGTCTACATCCGGCCCTTCATCAAGCCTGTGATGCAGGAGCTGCTGCACATCATCAAAGAAACGGAGAACGATGAACTCACCAGCGTCATTCAGAAGATGATCTGTGAATACAGCGAGGAAGTGGCCGTCATTGCGGTGGATATGACGCAGAACCTG GCGGAGATCTTCAGCAAGATTATCCAGAGTGAAGAATACGAGGAAAGTGAATATAAGTCTGAGATGGCTCTGGGTATCCTCAGCACCATAGACACTATCCTTACAATCATGGGGGACCGAAAAGAG ATCAGTCAACAGCTGGAGGGAATATGCCTGCAGGTGATCGGTCTTATTCTGCAGAAACCCATCATAG AGTTTTATGAGGAGGTCTTGTCGCTGGCGTTTGGACTCACCTGTTATTCCATCTCCCCTCAGATGTGGCAGCTGTTGGGGGTCCTGTACAACGTCTTCCAGCACGACTGCTTTGACTACTTCACAG ATATGATGCCCCTCTTGCACAATTATGTTACTGTGGACACAAATATACTGCTGTCAGACCCCAAATACCTGGAGGTCATTTACACCATGTGCAAAAAG GTCCTAACTAGTAATGCTGGGGAAGACCCAGAATGCCATGCTGCCAAACTTTTAGAGGTTATTATATTACAGTGTCGTGGACGTGGTATTGACCAG tgtatcCCTTTGTTTGTGGAGGCCGTGTTGGAGCGGTTAACGCGAGGTGTGAAGACCAGCGAGCTCCGCACCATGTGTCTACAGGTGGTGATCGCAGCTCTGTACTACAGCCCCACTCTACTGATACACACACTGGAGAACATCCGCTTCCCACACAGCCCAGAGCCAATCACAGCGCAGTTCATCAACCAATGGATGAACGACACCGAGCTCTTCTTAGG ACTACATGATCGTAAGATGTGCATCATTGGGCTGAGTGTTTTGATGGAGCTGCCCAGCCGCCCTGCAGTCCTGGAGGAAGTTGCAGGTCAGATCGTTCCCTCTATCCTTCTCCTCTTCCTGGGTTTAAAGCACATCTATGCGTCCCGAGAGCTCAACAAACCGGAGCAGCTCGCCAGAGCTCAAGGCACAGAGGAGGAAGAGAATG AGGAGATTCCTAGCGATGAGGATGAGGTCACACAGAAAGGGGTGGCCCTTGGGTCATCGGGCGCTCCCACTGGGAATGACGATGAAGATGATGAGGACGATAATGAATACTGGGATGATGAAGGTCTGGAGGGGACCCCATTTGAGGAGTACAGCACACCACTAGACTATGACAACGGAGAGGATGAATATCAGTTTTTCACCGCCTCCCTGCTCC GTGTTCAGAGTTCAGATGCAGGCTGGTATCAGTCCCTCACGTCACCTCTAAGCGAAAAACAGAGGAAACAACTGCAGGAGATCTATAACCTTGCCCAGCAGAGGAGGAGCGCAGGAGTCAAGGGACACTG A
- the LOC132105604 gene encoding importin-8-like isoform X3, with product MDPNRIIQALKGTIDPNLRLAAENELNQSYKIINFAPTLLQIIVSEQVEFPVRQAAAIYLKNMVSQYWQDREPTLGEVAFPFNIHENDRGQIRENMVEAIIRCPESIRAQLTVCLRAIIKHDFPGRWTGVVDKINLYLQSQNSGSWYGSLLALYQLVKNYEFKKAEERDPLLAAMQIFLPRLQQLITQLLSDATFISVLIQKQILKIFHALVQYSLPLQLISNTVMTYWMEILRTVVDRDVPAETLEADEDDRPELIWWKCKKWALHIITRMFERYSSPGNVSKEYVEFADFFLKTYAVGIQQVLLKVMEQHRQRQYVSPRVLQQALSYMTQCVSHSLTWRQMKPHMQTITQEVVFPLMCYKDEDERLWQEDPYEYIRIKFNKYDDHVSPTTAAQTLLRTASRKRKEVLPQMMEFCHQILMDPNADPRRKYGALYMIGALALQLIKNRVYRDQTELMLQNYVFPLINSNLGYLRARSCWVLHSFSPLSFHNELVLKNALELVKQNLVDDKEMPVKVEAAFALQTLIRNQEQAKVYIRPFIKPVMQELLHIIKETENDELTSVIQKMICEYSEEVAVIAVDMTQNLAEIFSKIIQSEEYEESEYKSEMALGILSTIDTILTIMGDRKEISQQLEGICLQVIGLILQKPIIGMAEFYEEVLSLAFGLTCYSISPQMWQLLGVLYNVFQHDCFDYFTDMMPLLHNYVTVDTNILLSDPKYLEVIYTMCKKVLTSNAGEDPECHAAKLLEVIILQCRGRGIDQCIPLFVEAVLERLTRGVKTSELRTMCLQVVIAALYYSPTLLIHTLENIRFPHSPEPITAQFINQWMNDTELFLGLHDRKMCIIGLSVLMELPSRPAVLEEVAGQIVPSILLLFLGLKHIYASRELNKPEQLARAQGTEEEENGKLSPCSGSTISGIYSFRLVFSHQGLRTTEN from the exons ATGGATCCCAATAGAATCATACAGGCTCTGAAGGGCACCATAGATCCAAACCTCAGGCTAGCGGCTGAGAATGAGCTCAACCAG tcctACAAGATCATCAACTTCGCTCCAACTCTGTTGCAGATCATTGTTTCGGAGCAGGTGGAGTTTCCTGTGCGACAGGCAG CTGCCATCTACTTGAAGAACATGGTGAGTCAGTACTGGCAGGACAGAGAGCCCACATTGGGAGAGGTGGCATTTCCTTTCAACATCCATGAAAACGATCGTGGACAGATCCGAGAAAACATGGTGGAGGCCATTATTCGCTGTCCAGAGTCCATAAG GGCTCAGCTGACAGTATGTTTGCGTGCCATAATAAAACACGACTTTCCTGGACGGTGGACGGGTGTAGTGGACAAAATTAACCTGTACCTGCAGTCACAGAACAGTGGGAGTTGGTACGGGAGTCTGCTCGCTCTTTATCAACTCGTCAAAAACTATGA GTTTAAGAAGGCTGAGGAGAGGGACCCCCTGCTGGCTGCGATGCAGATCTTCTTGCCTCGGCTCCAGCAACTCATCACTCAACTCCTGTCTGATGCCACCTTCATCTCAGTTCTGATCCAGAAGCAAATCCTAAAGATCTTCCATGCACTTGTACAG tatTCCCTTCCACTACAGCTGATCAGTAACACAGTCATGACCTACTGGATGGAGATCCTGCGGACAGTTGTCGATCGGGACGTCCCTGCA GAAACTCTGGAAGCTGATGAGGATGATCGACCGGAACTGATCTGGTGGAAATGCAAGAAATGGGCTCTGCACATCATCACGAGAATGTTTGAGAG ATATAGCAGTCCAGGAAATGTGTCGAAGGAATATGTCGAGTTTGCTGACTTTTTCTTGAAGACATATGCTGTAGGAATCCAGCAG GTCTTGTTGAAAGTGATGGAGCAGCACAGACAGAGACAGTACGTGAGTCCTCGTGTCCTCCAGCAGGCACTGAGCTACATGACTCAGTGCGTCTCGCACTCGCTCACATGGAGACAGATGAAACCGCACATGCAG ACTATAACTCAGGAGGTGGTGTTTCCTCTGATGTGCTATAAAGATGAAGATGAAAGACTATGGCAGGAAGATCCATATGAGTACATCCGCATTAAATTTA ATAAGTATGATGATCATGTGTCTCCCACCACGGCCGCTCAGACTCTATTGCGTACAGCATCCAGGAAGAGGAAGGAG GTCTTGCCTCAGATGATGGAGTTTTGCCATCAGATCCTCATGGATCCCAACGCTGACCCCCGCAGGAAGTACGGGGCGCTGTATATGATCGGTGCCTTGGCTCTACAATTGATAAAG AACCGGGTGTACAGGGACCAGACGGAGCTCATGTTACAAAACTATGTGTTTCCTCTGATCAACTCTAATCTGGGCTACTTAAGGGCCCGG tcgTGCTGGGTGCTGCACTCGTTCAGTCCTTTGAGTTTCCATAATGAGCTGGTCCTGAAGAACGCTTTGGAGCTGGTCAAACAGAACCTAGTGGATGACAAGGAGATGCCTGTCAAAGTGGAAGCAGCCTTTGCACTGCAGACTCTCATCAGGAATCAGGAGCAAg CTAAGGTCTACATCCGGCCCTTCATCAAGCCTGTGATGCAGGAGCTGCTGCACATCATCAAAGAAACGGAGAACGATGAACTCACCAGCGTCATTCAGAAGATGATCTGTGAATACAGCGAGGAAGTGGCCGTCATTGCGGTGGATATGACGCAGAACCTG GCGGAGATCTTCAGCAAGATTATCCAGAGTGAAGAATACGAGGAAAGTGAATATAAGTCTGAGATGGCTCTGGGTATCCTCAGCACCATAGACACTATCCTTACAATCATGGGGGACCGAAAAGAG ATCAGTCAACAGCTGGAGGGAATATGCCTGCAGGTGATCGGTCTTATTCTGCAGAAACCCATCATAGGTATGGCAG AGTTTTATGAGGAGGTCTTGTCGCTGGCGTTTGGACTCACCTGTTATTCCATCTCCCCTCAGATGTGGCAGCTGTTGGGGGTCCTGTACAACGTCTTCCAGCACGACTGCTTTGACTACTTCACAG ATATGATGCCCCTCTTGCACAATTATGTTACTGTGGACACAAATATACTGCTGTCAGACCCCAAATACCTGGAGGTCATTTACACCATGTGCAAAAAG GTCCTAACTAGTAATGCTGGGGAAGACCCAGAATGCCATGCTGCCAAACTTTTAGAGGTTATTATATTACAGTGTCGTGGACGTGGTATTGACCAG tgtatcCCTTTGTTTGTGGAGGCCGTGTTGGAGCGGTTAACGCGAGGTGTGAAGACCAGCGAGCTCCGCACCATGTGTCTACAGGTGGTGATCGCAGCTCTGTACTACAGCCCCACTCTACTGATACACACACTGGAGAACATCCGCTTCCCACACAGCCCAGAGCCAATCACAGCGCAGTTCATCAACCAATGGATGAACGACACCGAGCTCTTCTTAGG ACTACATGATCGTAAGATGTGCATCATTGGGCTGAGTGTTTTGATGGAGCTGCCCAGCCGCCCTGCAGTCCTGGAGGAAGTTGCAGGTCAGATCGTTCCCTCTATCCTTCTCCTCTTCCTGGGTTTAAAGCACATCTATGCGTCCCGAGAGCTCAACAAACCGGAGCAGCTCGCCAGAGCTCAAGGCACAGAGGAGGAAGAGAATG GTAAACTTAGTCCCTGCTCAGGAAGTACTATTTCTGGCATATATAGCTTCAGGTTGGTCTTTAGTCATCAGGGTTTACGGACGACTGAGAACTGA